GAGTTGCAATGCAGTATATATCCTTTGCACCATTTTCCCGTAATGCATGTGCTGCCTGTGTTATGGACCCTGCAGTGTCAATCATATCGTCAATTAATATACAGTTGTGGTTTTTGACACTTTCTTCGCCTATGATATTCATTACCTCTGATTTATTGGGCTCAGGCCTTCGCTTATCTACTATTGCTAATTCTGCTCCTATGTTCCTGGCTAAAAATCGTGCACGTTCTGTTCCACCGGCATCCGGTGATACAACAGTTGGGTTTGGAATATTGAGCTCTCGTACATATTCAATTACCAGTGGTGATGCAAAAAGATTATCCACCGGAATGTCAAAAAAACCCTGTATCTGGTCGGAGTGTAACTCCATAGTGAGTATTCGGTCAACGCCTGCAGCCTGTAACATGTTGGCAACTAATTTAGCTGAAATAGGAACCCGTGGCTCCACCTTTCGGTCCTGACGAGCATAGCCATAGTAAGGTATGACAGCAGTAATTCGCTGTGCTGAAGCCCGCATGGCCGCATCCACCATGAGCAGCAATTCCATGATGTTGTCATTTGCAGGGTTGCTGGTGGATTGTATTAAAAAAACATCCACGCTTCGTACGTTTTCAAGAATCTTGACAGATATTTCCCCATCCTTAAATTTTTTAATTTCAATTTCGGAAAGTTCAATGCCTAAATACTGTGCAATTTCATGGGCTAACGGGAAATTTGAGGTTCCGGAAAATAGTTTTATTGGATATATCATAATAACCTTTTTAACATTTACTTTTTTTTGGAAATTATATCTTCAAGTTTAGCTAATTCCTCTTTTGAATTAATACCACTGCCCTGTATTGGATCATCTAACCTGATAATTTTAACAGTATTGCCGGTTGACCGGATATATGTTAATGCATCAGGCAGATAGTATTCCTTCTGTGCATTTTCTGTAGTAACGGTTTTTAAACCCTTGAAAAGAAGCTGTGATTTAAATGCATAGGTACCGGTATTAACTTCATGGGTAGCTTTTTGCTCAGGGTCTGCATCCTTTTCTTCTACGATTTTTTGTAGATTGCCATGTTCATCACGAATGATTCGTCCATAGCCAAAAGGATTTTCAAGTTCCATGGTTAGCACAACTGCTCCCGTTTTGGGGTCGTTGGCTGTAGAAAAAAGCATTGAAAACGTTTCAGGCTTAATTAACGGAACATCCCCACAGGCAACAATGATAATACCATTATATGCCTGCAATACAGGTTCGGCCTGCATAACTGCATGCCCTGTTCCTAATTGCTCTTTTTGCCATACAAATTGTGCCCTTTTGCTTATTGCCTGTATAACATCTTCACCTCTATAGCCTACCACCACGATGATATCTTCTTCTTTAAGACCTGCATGTATTAAATTATCAATAACATGAAGAACCAGTGGTTTGCCACCCAGGGGGTGCAATACTTTGGGCAATTCGGATTGCATTCGTACGCCTTTACCCGCAGCAAGGACTATGGCTTTACATTTACTATCCATACATGGCACCAGAAAAATAGAAAATCTGAGGTGCCAGGATTCGAACCTGGGAATGCCGGGACCAAAACCCGGTGCCGTACCGCTTGGCTACACCTCATTATTTAGATATAATATAGTAATAATTTTTATTATATCATTAATAATTTGGTAAAAAAAACCTGTGAAAATTGGGTTTGAATCTGGCTGTAAACATTTTCAGCATTTACTGAATCAAAAAAAAGTGCAAAAATTGCAGATCCACTCCCTGTCATCTGAGCAAAGTCAGGTTGAAAACGTTTCAGAGTATTATATACAGTAACAAGCCCAGGATTGTTGGTAAATATAATCTCCTGAAAGTCATTTTTAAATATTTTCAACAATGAGTTACTGTCACCTTTTTTCCATACGTGAAGAATTTCGTCTTTACAGGAAGCAACAGGCTGAGTGCCTCGTTTGAGGTCAGCATAAGCCTGTTTGGTATTGCAATGGATATCATCATAGATAATAATTGCGGTTGCCGGCAGAGCTATTGGCGGCAATGGCGTGACTATTTCGCCTATACCCTCACACAGTGCAACTGTACCGTTAAGACAAAAGGGCACATCAGCCCCAATTGTTTGTGCTATTGCCATAAGTTCCTGTTCATTAAAATGTTTCAGCCTATTATTAAGAAGCAACAACGTTGCGGCAGCATCCGCACTGCCCCCGGCTAAACCCGCCTGGGATGGTATATTTTTTTGTATGGCGATAGCAACCTGCAATCCTATGCCAGCATGGTGACAGTACATTTCAACAGCTTTTGCAATGAGATTTTCCCTTGTAGGTATGTTTTCCATAACAGATGCGTTGCGTCCACCAATACACTGCAATGATGTGATGCCCACACCAGGTTTACACACTTCACATTGTTCAAGTTGTAAAAGATCAAAAATATCAACTTTTGCCATGATGCTACAGATATTGTGGTAGCCATCAGGCCGTTTATTCAATACTTCAAGATGAAGATTTATTTTTGCGTAGGCTTTTATACTAACAATCATTAATAGCACTTTTATTACAGAATGGCAAATCTATATTTTAGCTGTTTTCCTGTCAAGTAATTAATAGTAGCTGTGATATATGTTAAAAAATTGTTGCATTGTTCATACAAATATATGAAGAATAAGGGCATTATTACCATTTATTTATAAAAGCATTGCAATATTGAGGTGTTTACTACTATGCAAATCGTGATGAAAATATTGATGGGGATGATGTATCTGCTCCCTAAAAAAATGCGCGATAGCTTCCCAGCTATCATGATGCAAAAAGGGAGGGTTGCTGCTGGAAAACATCATCCCACAATTGCTATGAATATTACCAATATGCTTATATGTGCAAAAAATTGTGGAACATGCCCAAGTTATCCTGGGATACGAGGGGAAGCGCTTTTTTGTGCTTCTGGCCCCAGTACAGGTGAAGTTATTGAAAATGGTTGTAATTGTATTACTTGTCCACTATTTGACAGATGTAGCCCCTATAGTATTGGATATTTTTGTATTCATGGGCAGTGCAGCCCTAAGGATACACGGACAGCAATTGCTAAATTTACAGATATGGCTAAGGCCTATTTACAGCGTTTTACATTTCAGATAGATGATGAAGAAGAATTCATTCTTGAGGATGCGGTAAAAGCAGAGATTGTTGATGAACCCGATGTCCATGATATAACACTCAAGTTTATTGGTGAAAAAGTAGTTAATTCTAAATCAAACATCCCAATCCTGTATGCATCGCTTAATGCCGGGATACCACATACACACGTATGTGGTGGGAGAGCACGGTGCTCAACCTGCAGGGTGATAATAGAAGAGGGCCTGGAATATTGCCGACCTCGAAATGAAAGAGAAACACGGCTGGCTAAAATAAAAGGATTTCCCCCTGAAGTCAGGCTTGCATGACAGACCACTGTAGAAGGTAACATCTCATTACGGAGGCTGGTATTGGATGAGCTTGATATATCCGAGGCTATACGACAGGGTAGAGGTGGCATCAATGATGTAGGAAGAGAAGCTGATGTTACAATATTATTTTCAGATATACGATCATTTACTGCATTTTCTGAAAAGGCTTTGCCGTATGATGTCATTCATATTTTAAACAGGTATTTTGAAACTATAGGAAGTATTATTGATGTTAATGGGGGCTACATTGATAAGTATATGGGTGATGGTATTATGGCTATTTTTGGCCTGGATAAAGACATGAAAGATGACCATGCATATCTGGCTGTAAAATCATCACTGGAAATACAACAAGCAATAAATGAATTCAATGATTATCTATTACAACATTTTAATCATTCTTTTTCAGCAGGTGTTGGTATTCATTCCGGAACTGTTATTATTGGGAACTTAGGGTTCAGCAAAAAGAAAGAATACACTGCATTGGGTGATACGGTCAATACAGCTTCACGTATAGAATCATTGAATAAAAGAACTGGAACTGCAATACTTGTTTCTGAAAGTACATATAAGCGGTGTCAGCGGCATTTTACCTGGGGGCGAAAATTTAAAACAAAGGTTAAAGGCAAGGAAGAGCCTGTAGTTGTTCATGAAGTAATTGATTTTATGCGTTAGAAGATAAATAAGCTCTGATTGCCTGCTCAGATGAATAACGTGGTTTAAATCCAAGCACTTTTTTAATTTTATCAGCATTCATGGAAAGTGGGTATTGAATATATGTTAACTGGCCAGGCCCAAAAGGCAGAAGATGAAGCGTATAAAGGGCTGAAACAATAGGCTTCATTATACCTGCGGGTATTGGTACCAGGGGTTTGCCAGCAACTGTTGCCATTTCATCATAGCGCAGTCCTTTGTCGGTGGCAAGGTTGAAAGCCCCCTGAACATTTTTTGTCAGGGCCAAGAAAAATGCTTCTGCAGCATCATCTTCATGTATAAATTGCATTATTGGGTTATACCCTTTAAATCCAAGGATAAATGACTGCTTCAATGATTTTGCTACAGCACTTTTACAATGAGGCCCCATTATAATACAGGGGCGCATGATGACAACTTTTGTGTTTGGGTTTTCTTTAGCAAACTGTGCAACCTTATATTCAATTTCGACCTTATGTATAGCATAGGTAAAACCGGGTGTCGGGCGCAATGGGGCTGTTTCATCAAGATAATCAGGAGTATCAGGGAAAAATCCATATGCACAATCGGAACTGGCAATAACAAATTTGCTGGCTTTAACCGCAGCAGTAGCACGCAGAACATTTTCAGATCCTACTATATCAATTTCGTACTCCAGTTTATAATCACGTGAAGGGTTTGAAAGATATGCTAAATGCAGTACATCGGTAACTTTGTGGTTAATAAAAATGTCCTTAAGCTTTTGCCCATCTCTGATATCACAATATTCATAAACAAAGTGAGGTGGAAGAGGCATATCAGGTTTAATAATGTCAGTACATACTATTTTAGAGTAGAATTTGGATTTTTTAAGTCTTTCTATTACGCGCGAACCAACATACCCAAATGCTCCGGTAATTACCAGTATTCGCTTTTGTGTTTTCATAATATATTCCTTAAGTTATAGTGTCCCTTAATTTTAATACCTTAATTTATATGGTATCAATAACTTTTTTATATTTTTTTATATGTTGCAAATTAAGGCGGATAATAATACTATTTTATAAGTAAGCCCATAAATGTAATGGTGAACATATTGATAATCTCACTTTTAATCGATGTAGGTTTAAAAGTTTTTTGATTATGTATTTTTTAGGAGGAGATAGATGAAATATCTATTCTTGATTATTGTTATACTTCATGGTTTGATTCATGTGCTTGGGTTTTTAAAATCTTTGGGATATGCAATACCTCAATTACCTGCTATAAACAAACTTACTGGTATAGTTTGGCTGGTGGTAAGCTTTGCGATGATAGCAACAGCTATTTTGTATATTACTGATAATGCCATGTGGTTGTTGACAGGAACTATCGCCATATTTGTATCCCAGGTTTTAATTATTTCAAGCTGGCAGGAAGCAAAATATGGAACGTTGCCCAATATTATTATTCTTATTATTGTAGTTGTTGGATGTGCAATGTGGTTTTTCAACCATCAGGTTGAAAAAGAAATTCAGGTAATGTTAGCACAGGAAGCGCATTCTGAAAAGCCTGCAGAAAAAATTATCACTGAAAATATGCTTACACGATACCCTGCACCTGTACAACGATGGCTCAGATATTCTGGTGTTGTAGGGAAGGAAATTGTAAGAACGGTGTACGTTACACAGAAAGGTGAAATGAGGTTAAACCCTGGACAAAAGCAATGGTTTACATCATATTCACAACAGTACTTTACGGTTTCCATCCCTGCATTCATCTGGAAGGTAAGCATGAATATATATCTGCTGCCTGTTATTGGCAGGGATATGTTTGTCAATGGCAAGGGGGAAATGAAGATAATGTTAATGGGGCTTATACCAATCGCGATAGCTGGTAATGATTTCAAAATTCATCAATCGGCTTTACAACGGTTTCTTGGTGAAATTTCTTGGTTTCCTCAGGCAGCGCTCATGCCTTATATACGCTGGGATGCAATTGATGAATCAAGTGCAAGAGCAACAATTACATATAGGGGTATATCAGGCAGTGCTGTTTTTCATTTTAATACTAAAGGTGAACTGGTAAAGTTTGTGGCAATGCGATATAAAGACATTAATGATGAAAAGCCTACAGAGTGGGTTGCAACTGTTAAAGGTTATGGTGAATTTAATGGTATAAAAATCCCAACATCCTTTGATGCTACATGGATGCTAAAAGAGGAACCATTTACATGGTTCAGGTTTGAGATTTCTGATGTGAGATATCAGTAACAACAGTGTTATTATAAATTACAATGTGCTGTGATAGAGGAGTAATGTAATTGGATTGTAATACAATAAAATATTTATTGACAAAATAGTTATATATGTATACTACCAGCAGTAACGGGATTAACATTAACAATTATTCAAAAGAGATTATTGAATTATTATATAGTAGATAATGTTTTATACAAGAAAAGATATTTCCCACTCAAAGCTTCACAATTACAAATGCAGAGTAGTTTTACTATTAATAATCCAAATATAAAAACATTATGGAAGCAAAACCAAACTCACTATCTACATTACGATTGTTTGCTTTTATTTTATTATGTTATGTAAGTGTATGTCATGTATGTGGATGTTCGCCTTCAGAAATATTTTTTTCACCTTATGCTGCAACTGGTGGGGTTTTGGATTGTTCAAGATGGGATTTTACAAAAGAAAATCCGGTTGAATTAAAAGGCGAATGGAAATTCAAAATGTATGACGATAACCCGGGATATGCCTTACCTGATGTAGATGATTCACAATGGGATATGATAAAAATTCCTAATTACTGGAACGTAAAAAAGTATAAAGGAGAAGGATTTGGATGGTTCAGATTAAAGGTTAAGGTTAACGATAGTTTCTGGGAAAGCAGTCCTGCCATTTATCTTCAGGGGGCAAATACAGCATATGAACTCTATTGCAATGGAAAGAAAGTCTTGCATGCCGGGACTGTCGGTGAAAACAGGGGAACCTCTGTTCCCAGTTTAAAACCACAAATACAACCTTTGCATATACACCATAATCCCAAAGACATTGTTATAGCAGTTAAAGTATCTAATTTTTATCATAGGGGGGGTGGGCTTAATAAATCTATCGTTATTGGTTCTTTTGACAGCATTAGCAAAGTCCTCTGGCAAAGAGATTTTTCTGCAACGCTTATCCTGGGTATTTTAATAATAACTGCTATTTATCATATTATTCTCTTTTTTGGACGAATGCAGGATAAAACTTCTCTGTGGTTTTCAATTTTCTGTATTGCTGTTTTTAGCCATTCTTTTGTTGTAGGGAACTATCTAGAACAAATTTTCAGTGGTCAAAAGATTTATTTTATACGATTTACCATTGAATATGCAAGTTTAGGATTAGGATGGACAGGCCTGGCTTTGTATATGTATTCACTTTTTCCCCATGAGACAAACAGACTATTTGTTTTGTTCCTGGTAGCAACAGGGCTTATTTTTATAAGTGTGCCGATTCTATTTCCCCCACAAATTTTTACAAAGCTTATAAATATCTTCAATATATTTCTTCTGATTTCATTGGTTGGTAGTTTTTATGTACTAATTATAGCTTCTTTAAGAAGGCGTAAAGATGCTTTATTAATTTTATCTGGTTTTATTATTTTAATGCTAAGCATTATAAATGATATGTTGCATAATCTTTTTATTATAAGTACTGCGTTTATTTCAGAATACGGGCTTGTCTTTTTTATTCTGTTTCAATCTTCTGTGTTATCACTTCGTTTTTCTCGAGCATTTAAACTTTCCGAGTACCTTTCAAGTAATCTCAATGAGGAGGTAAACAAAAAAACAGCAGAATTATTACAAAAGACTGAAGAAGCATTGTCCGCACGTCAGGAAACTGAAGAAACATATAAAAAATTATCTGTATTATATCAGCGTATGTCTCATGAAATACATTTAGCAAAGATTGTACATGACAGAATTATCCCAAAAGAATGCAGTACATTTCCTGGCATAAAAATAACTATCTACACTAAACCCTTTATGGAGATTGGTGGTGATTTTTATGACATTGCAAAGTTACCAGGAGGGCAAACGCGACTGTTTGTTGCTGATGCAACAGGTCATGGCATCAGTGCATCATTGGCAACAATTTTAATAAAAGTTGAATATGATAA
This genomic interval from Spirochaetota bacterium contains the following:
- a CDS encoding SpoIIE family protein phosphatase, with the translated sequence MEAKPNSLSTLRLFAFILLCYVSVCHVCGCSPSEIFFSPYAATGGVLDCSRWDFTKENPVELKGEWKFKMYDDNPGYALPDVDDSQWDMIKIPNYWNVKKYKGEGFGWFRLKVKVNDSFWESSPAIYLQGANTAYELYCNGKKVLHAGTVGENRGTSVPSLKPQIQPLHIHHNPKDIVIAVKVSNFYHRGGGLNKSIVIGSFDSISKVLWQRDFSATLILGILIITAIYHIILFFGRMQDKTSLWFSIFCIAVFSHSFVVGNYLEQIFSGQKIYFIRFTIEYASLGLGWTGLALYMYSLFPHETNRLFVLFLVATGLIFISVPILFPPQIFTKLINIFNIFLLISLVGSFYVLIIASLRRRKDALLILSGFIILMLSIINDMLHNLFIISTAFISEYGLVFFILFQSSVLSLRFSRAFKLSEYLSSNLNEEVNKKTAELLQKTEEALSARQETEETYKKLSVLYQRMSHEIHLAKIVHDRIIPKECSTFPGIKITIYTKPFMEIGGDFYDIAKLPGGQTRLFVADATGHGISASLATILIKVEYDKIKEICAKPSEVLGRLNDIFSEYYKSLKMYITGVVVDINTKDNIIIYGSAGHPDQIIVKNGDMHELSRTGPAIGISRTPGYEDRTIEYNHKDTLFLFTDGILEEFNPVQFEDGYNNLKTFIKKFSYTNAEGTINAIKEHLEHKPISVQQKDDELIMGIDFV
- a CDS encoding adenylate/guanylate cyclase domain-containing protein, which gives rise to MDELDISEAIRQGRGGINDVGREADVTILFSDIRSFTAFSEKALPYDVIHILNRYFETIGSIIDVNGGYIDKYMGDGIMAIFGLDKDMKDDHAYLAVKSSLEIQQAINEFNDYLLQHFNHSFSAGVGIHSGTVIIGNLGFSKKKEYTALGDTVNTASRIESLNKRTGTAILVSESTYKRCQRHFTWGRKFKTKVKGKEEPVVVHEVIDFMR
- a CDS encoding ribose-phosphate pyrophosphokinase, translating into MIYPIKLFSGTSNFPLAHEIAQYLGIELSEIEIKKFKDGEISVKILENVRSVDVFLIQSTSNPANDNIMELLLMVDAAMRASAQRITAVIPYYGYARQDRKVEPRVPISAKLVANMLQAAGVDRILTMELHSDQIQGFFDIPVDNLFASPLVIEYVRELNIPNPTVVSPDAGGTERARFLARNIGAELAIVDKRRPEPNKSEVMNIIGEESVKNHNCILIDDMIDTAGSITQAAHALRENGAKDIYCIAT
- a CDS encoding NAD-dependent epimerase/dehydratase family protein translates to MKTQKRILVITGAFGYVGSRVIERLKKSKFYSKIVCTDIIKPDMPLPPHFVYEYCDIRDGQKLKDIFINHKVTDVLHLAYLSNPSRDYKLEYEIDIVGSENVLRATAAVKASKFVIASSDCAYGFFPDTPDYLDETAPLRPTPGFTYAIHKVEIEYKVAQFAKENPNTKVVIMRPCIIMGPHCKSAVAKSLKQSFILGFKGYNPIMQFIHEDDAAEAFFLALTKNVQGAFNLATDKGLRYDEMATVAGKPLVPIPAGIMKPIVSALYTLHLLPFGPGQLTYIQYPLSMNADKIKKVLGFKPRYSSEQAIRAYLSSNA
- the ispE gene encoding 4-(cytidine 5'-diphospho)-2-C-methyl-D-erythritol kinase, yielding MIVSIKAYAKINLHLEVLNKRPDGYHNICSIMAKVDIFDLLQLEQCEVCKPGVGITSLQCIGGRNASVMENIPTRENLIAKAVEMYCHHAGIGLQVAIAIQKNIPSQAGLAGGSADAAATLLLLNNRLKHFNEQELMAIAQTIGADVPFCLNGTVALCEGIGEIVTPLPPIALPATAIIIYDDIHCNTKQAYADLKRGTQPVASCKDEILHVWKKGDSNSLLKIFKNDFQEIIFTNNPGLVTVYNTLKRFQPDFAQMTGSGSAIFALFFDSVNAENVYSQIQTQFSQVFFTKLLMI
- a CDS encoding sugar phosphate nucleotidyltransferase, with product MDSKCKAIVLAAGKGVRMQSELPKVLHPLGGKPLVLHVIDNLIHAGLKEEDIIVVVGYRGEDVIQAISKRAQFVWQKEQLGTGHAVMQAEPVLQAYNGIIIVACGDVPLIKPETFSMLFSTANDPKTGAVVLTMELENPFGYGRIIRDEHGNLQKIVEEKDADPEQKATHEVNTGTYAFKSQLLFKGLKTVTTENAQKEYYLPDALTYIRSTGNTVKIIRLDDPIQGSGINSKEELAKLEDIISKKK
- a CDS encoding DUF6544 family protein — protein: MKYLFLIIVILHGLIHVLGFLKSLGYAIPQLPAINKLTGIVWLVVSFAMIATAILYITDNAMWLLTGTIAIFVSQVLIISSWQEAKYGTLPNIIILIIVVVGCAMWFFNHQVEKEIQVMLAQEAHSEKPAEKIITENMLTRYPAPVQRWLRYSGVVGKEIVRTVYVTQKGEMRLNPGQKQWFTSYSQQYFTVSIPAFIWKVSMNIYLLPVIGRDMFVNGKGEMKIMLMGLIPIAIAGNDFKIHQSALQRFLGEISWFPQAALMPYIRWDAIDESSARATITYRGISGSAVFHFNTKGELVKFVAMRYKDINDEKPTEWVATVKGYGEFNGIKIPTSFDATWMLKEEPFTWFRFEISDVRYQ
- a CDS encoding DUF2769 domain-containing protein — translated: MQIVMKILMGMMYLLPKKMRDSFPAIMMQKGRVAAGKHHPTIAMNITNMLICAKNCGTCPSYPGIRGEALFCASGPSTGEVIENGCNCITCPLFDRCSPYSIGYFCIHGQCSPKDTRTAIAKFTDMAKAYLQRFTFQIDDEEEFILEDAVKAEIVDEPDVHDITLKFIGEKVVNSKSNIPILYASLNAGIPHTHVCGGRARCSTCRVIIEEGLEYCRPRNERETRLAKIKGFPPEVRLA